Proteins from a single region of Denticeps clupeoides unplaced genomic scaffold, fDenClu1.1, whole genome shotgun sequence:
- the LOC114771747 gene encoding glucagon-2-like: protein MPTRPGYKRRRSPAVDQEPALDGDDHRRLPAGLQSNGNLALAMTGFHSLTGLLLLVLLQSSRQVPVLPDEGDVSTEPQAVPHMKRHSEGTFSNDYSKYLENRRAQDFVQWLMNSNRGEPSRRHADGTFTSDVSSYLQDQAAKDFISWLKTGAAKKEPVELRRDSAVRRRHVDGSFTSDVNQVLDSIAAKQYLLWVMNSKPPQTSNKRDGDQ, encoded by the exons ATGCCCACCCGCCCTGGTTATAAAAGACGCAGGAGTCCAGCAGTAGACCAGGAACCTGCGTTGGACGGAGACGATCACAGACGCCTCCCTGCCGGTCTTCAGTCCAACGGGAACCTTG CTCTCGCCATGACAGGCTTCCACAGCCTCACCGGGCTCCTGCTCCTCGTCCTTCTGCAGAGCAGCAGACAGGTTCCAGTGCTACCGGATGAGGGAGACGTCAG CACAGAGCCACAGGCTGTCCCCCACATGAAGAGACATTCAGAAGGAACCTTCTCCAACGACTACAGCAAATACCTGGAGAACAGGAGAGCGCAGGACTTTGTGCAGTGGCTGATGAATTCTAATAGAGG CGAGCCATCAAGGCGACACGCAGATGGCACCTTCACCAGCGACGTCAGCTCCTACCTGCAAGACCAGGCGGCCAAGGACTTCATCTCCTGGCTGAAAACGGGAGCCGCCAAAAAAGA GCCTGTAGAGCTGAGACGGGACAGCGCGGTGCGCCGAAGGCATGTAGATGGGAGCTTCACCAGTGACGTGAACCAGGTTCTAGATAGCATTGCTGCAAAGCAGTACTTACTGTGGGTCATGAACTCGAAACCTCCACAGACGAG TAACAAGCGAGATGGGGATCAATGA